The nucleotide window AGGGCGAGGCGGCAGTTCTAGAGGCGCTGCCACAGGCAATCATTATCCGTCCGTCGCTGCTCATTGGCAGCGAGGATGACTTCTTCAACAAATTTGCCTCCATGGCAAAGCTTTCCCCCTTCCTGCCACTGATTGGCGGGGGCAGAACGCTATTCCAGCCAGCATTCGTCGGCGATGTGGCCGAGGTGATTGCGCGCGGCGTCAAGGGTGAGCTTGCCGAGGGGGCGACCTATGAGCTTGGCGGGCCGGAGGCCAAGAGCTTCAAGGCACTGCTAGCGCTGATGCTCAAGGAAACCCATCAGAAGCGCCTGCTGCTGCCGCTTCCCTTCTGGCTGGCATCGACCATGGGGCGGGTGTTTGAGATGCTGCCGATGAAACCGGCAGTGACACGCGATCAGGTGACCCTTCTGAAAAAGGACAATATCGTATCAGAGGCCGCCAAGGCCGAAGGCCGCACCTTTGAAGGTCTCGGCATCGAGCCGCTCTCGGTCGAAGCGGTCATCCCGACCTATCTGTGGTCCTATCGACCCTCGGGCCAGTATGAGGCCAACCGTAGGGGCTAGCGACCAGTTCTAATGGGTTGCACGTGATGGCATGCTGAGGAGGGGCATTGGTCCCCTCCTTGCTCTTCTGACCTCTCTAGCAGCCCTAGCTGAGCGGCACGCGGGGCATCAATCCCTGTCGACGCTCAAAGCTTGCCCAGTCCTTGTTTTCCGGCTTTGTCCAGGCGCTTTCGGCGATGGCACTGAGGCGCGGGAAGACCATGTGGTTGAACCGCTCCAGTCCGGTAAGGTTTTCACTCCAGATACAGCCTTCAATGCCAACAAGCTTTTCCGGGCAGTCCGCAACCGGGCCAACCGGATCGAAGTCATAGGTCGTGGCCGGACTTGATGGTCCCGCCCAGCTGAGGCCGGGCTCCTGCCAGTCGTCCGATTGGGCCATGTCGAGATAATAGGCCTCGCCGGGGCACATGATGACCCGGTAGCCGAGCTGCGTCAGCTGATGGGCACTGCGGGCGTTGGTCCAGGCCATGAGAATCGCCTGCTCCGGATCAAGACCGCCCCCCTTGGCTGCTTCCTCCCATGCAAGCGGCACCTTGCCTGCGGCCACCAGCCGGTCCGAGACAAAGCGCAACATGGCGGCCTGCATCTTCATGCTGTCGGGCTGGCCGTCTACGGTCAAATGCCCCTTGGCGCGGGCCCAGCTGTTGGCCGCCCGGGAACCGGACCATGCCCCATCAGCGACCTCGTCGCCACCGATGTGGACAAACGGGCCCGGAAACAGGTCGGCAACCTCGCCGAAAATGGTTTCCAGAAACAGCCATGTCGCCCCGAGGCCGGGATTGAGCGCATTGTTGACATAGCCCTGTACGGAAGCGCCGCCCCTGAGCGCGCTGGGATCGACCAGTTCGGGCAATGCCATCATGGCCGCATGACAATGGCCCGGCACGTCGATTTCGGGCACAACGTCGATCCCGAGGCTCCCGGCGTGGTGGAGAATGTCCCTCACCTCATCCAGATGATAGAAGCCGCCATAACGGTGCGCACCGGAGCCGTGCTGCGGATAGAGCAACAGGCCATGGCCACGCCAGGCACCCAGTTCGGTCAAGTGCGGGTAAGTCCGGCTTTGCAGCCTCCAGCCTTCGTCATCGGTCAGATGCCAGTGGAAGCGGTTGAAGCGGTGCCAGGCGAGGCAATCGAGAAAGGCCTTGACTGTGCCGACCTTGTAGAATTGCCGGGATACATCCAGATGCATGCCGCGCCAGTCCTGCTGCGGCCAGTCCTCGACCGAGCCTTCCTCGGGAAAGGCCCAGAGGGCTGGGTCTTGATGATTGGCGTGCCAGATCTGGGCAAGGGCAATGAGGGCATTGAGCCTTGCCGCCTCATCGGCTTCGACCACCACGTCCTGAGGCGAAAAGCGCAGTCGGAAGCTCCCCTTGGCCCCCTCTCCGGCACCGGTCGGCTGCTGAAGGGGTGCATGGCTCACCGCAAGGCCCGCCCCACCATCGCCAAAGGGTGGCTCCTTGGCGAATAGTCGCTCGTACAGCGCATTGACGATGGTCCCGGTTGGACGCAGGACCTCGGACAGGATGAGACGCGCAGGAGCCCTGTCGCGCCAGCGCCGGACATCGACCCGATTTGCCATGGGCAGCAGCCCCAATGCGGGAGGGATCGCCTCACCCGGCAAGGCTGGCTCTGCATCCGCTGAAGGGTTGGCGGCGGGTGCGTCATCTGCCCCGGCTCTTTCAAGCGGCAGGCATTCGATATCAATCACGCCATGATCGGGCAGGATGAGAAAGGCTGAGGACGGGCCATCGGTGCAATGATGCGGACGATGGGACAGTTCCGGAAGGGTCACCTGCCAGAGCAGTCCGTCCGCCCCGGCCTCGAGCGGGCCGAGCGGGGCCAGTTCATGATAGTTGGCCGTACGGGCAACAAATTCGGCCCCAACAAGGGTCGTCTGCGGCGGGATGCGCACCAGCGTGGTAAAGGCCATGCGCACCGGGGCCGGGTAGAAACTATGGGGTTTTCCTGTCAGTCGAAGTTCGATCTGGCCGGTCTTGCTGCCATCATCCAGCCATTTGCTGTGCAGGATCAGCTCAGGATTCTTCTTCTCGCAAAGTGTCATGCGGCACCTCCTTAGCTGCGGATAGGTCTTTTCGAGTTCTAGTGAAAAATCACCGCAAAGAAAAGAGAAACCAC belongs to uncultured Cohaesibacter sp. and includes:
- a CDS encoding family 20 glycosylhydrolase codes for the protein MTLCEKKNPELILHSKWLDDGSKTGQIELRLTGKPHSFYPAPVRMAFTTLVRIPPQTTLVGAEFVARTANYHELAPLGPLEAGADGLLWQVTLPELSHRPHHCTDGPSSAFLILPDHGVIDIECLPLERAGADDAPAANPSADAEPALPGEAIPPALGLLPMANRVDVRRWRDRAPARLILSEVLRPTGTIVNALYERLFAKEPPFGDGGAGLAVSHAPLQQPTGAGEGAKGSFRLRFSPQDVVVEADEAARLNALIALAQIWHANHQDPALWAFPEEGSVEDWPQQDWRGMHLDVSRQFYKVGTVKAFLDCLAWHRFNRFHWHLTDDEGWRLQSRTYPHLTELGAWRGHGLLLYPQHGSGAHRYGGFYHLDEVRDILHHAGSLGIDVVPEIDVPGHCHAAMMALPELVDPSALRGGASVQGYVNNALNPGLGATWLFLETIFGEVADLFPGPFVHIGGDEVADGAWSGSRAANSWARAKGHLTVDGQPDSMKMQAAMLRFVSDRLVAAGKVPLAWEEAAKGGGLDPEQAILMAWTNARSAHQLTQLGYRVIMCPGEAYYLDMAQSDDWQEPGLSWAGPSSPATTYDFDPVGPVADCPEKLVGIEGCIWSENLTGLERFNHMVFPRLSAIAESAWTKPENKDWASFERRQGLMPRVPLS
- a CDS encoding complex I NDUFA9 subunit family protein, with protein sequence MASSTGQIVTVFGGSGFLGRHVVRALAKEGYRIRVAVRRPDLAGFLQPLGTVGQIMPVQTNLRDKESVARALTGSNAVVNLVGILFETGKAAFDRVQHLGAKTIAEETAKAGISRLVQISAIGADATSPSAYARSKAQGEAAVLEALPQAIIIRPSLLIGSEDDFFNKFASMAKLSPFLPLIGGGRTLFQPAFVGDVAEVIARGVKGELAEGATYELGGPEAKSFKALLALMLKETHQKRLLLPLPFWLASTMGRVFEMLPMKPAVTRDQVTLLKKDNIVSEAAKAEGRTFEGLGIEPLSVEAVIPTYLWSYRPSGQYEANRRG